In Ptychodera flava strain L36383 chromosome 21, AS_Pfla_20210202, whole genome shotgun sequence, a genomic segment contains:
- the LOC139121937 gene encoding bifunctional peptidase and (3S)-lysyl hydroxylase Jmjd7-like, whose protein sequence is MKVIAWKWFLAIFLSTVAGSSELDAGTPSSVVGGNFARDELPGHMKPLGAHRPPEEPIDVLDYVPDPHSFFENYVFPGKPVLFRGAAKRMKAFQTWNDDYLRDKYGEINVEVEEGKKENRSLSLFDMKFRRFLEIYNSSDVYMVESLHDQMKDDFMLLRCLLCGFSNVLLDAVLWFSSGGTKSVLHYDALDNINCIMDGEKELIMIDRKEEDHIDIDNPVGSFCGVDVDKVDMVKYPGLQDVPWYSVKMLPSDCLFIPYKWFHQVNSSGRNLAVNIWFAHLWKFVEDEDCGEEPLPEFKPLSAFEYGNSNEQFRGEIYDHFFTNKVEKIRKEDLVEYIRASDHDPTEAQVAFETLDEDKDGIVTLEELLNYPVNDFAMLFPTISRELAYQGRTEEDYPEDNSAEHDEL, encoded by the exons ATGAAAGTGATCGCGTGGAAATGGTTCCTCGCCATCTTTCTTTCAACTGTCGCCGGTTCAAGTGAATTAGACGCCGGGACGCCAAGTTCCGTCGTAGGTGGTAACTTTGCACGAGACGAGCTACCAGGCCACATGAAACCATTGGGCGCACATAGACCCCCAGAAGAACCCATAGATGTCCTAGACTACGTACCCGACCCGcatagtttttttgaaaactatgtTTTCCCGGGCAAGCCCGTACTTTTTCGCGGCGCGGCCAAACGCATGAAGGCGTTTCAAACCTGGAACGATGACTATCTCAG GGACAAGTATGGTGAAATAAATGTAGAGGTTGAGGAGggtaaaaaagaaaacagatcACTGAGCCTTTTTGACATGAAGTTTCGACGTTTCCTTGAGATCTACAACTCATCTGATGTATATATGGTGGAAAGTTTACATGATCAAATGAAAG ATGATTTTATGCTGCTTCGATGCCTCCTCTGTGGTTTTTCCAACGTACTTTTAGATGCAGTGTTGTGGTTTAGTAGTGGTGGCACCAAATCAGTGTTACACTACGATGCCCTTGATAACATCAATTGTATAATGGATGGAGAGAAGGAACTCATCATGATTGATAGA AAAGAAGAGGATCATATTGACATTGATAATCCCGTTGGCAGCTTCTGTGGTGTTGATGTGGATAAAGTTGACATGGTGAAATACCCAGGATTACAAGATGTACCGTggtattctgtcaaaatgttaccATCTGACTGTCTCTTCATACCATACAA GTGGTTTCATCAAGTCAATTCATCAGGTAGGAATCTTGCTGTCAATATTTGGTTTGCACATCTGTGGAAGTTTGTAGAGGATGAGGACTGCGGAGAGGAACCTTTACCAGAATTCAAACCATTGTCAGCATTTGAGTATGGCAATAGTAATGAACAGTTTAG GGGAGAAATATAtgatcattttttcacaaacaaagtggaaaaaatcagaaaagaagatttggTTGAGTACATCCGTGCATCAGATCATGACCCTACAGAGGCCCAAGTG GCATTTGAAACCCTTGACGAAGACAAGGATGGTATCGTGACCTTAGAAGAATTGCTGAATTATCCAGTCAATGATTTTGCAATGTTATTTCCAACGATATCTAGAGAATTGGCGTATCAAGGCAGAACAGAGGAAGACTACCCTGAGGACAACTCCGCAGAGCATGATGAACTCTAG